The Miscanthus floridulus cultivar M001 chromosome 17, ASM1932011v1, whole genome shotgun sequence genome has a window encoding:
- the LOC136516134 gene encoding F-box/FBD/LRR-repeat protein At1g13570-like produces MANGNGDRLRRRTTVVLQDEILVRLDLRDAVRTSALSHAWRDLWKSLSVLSFSFPLGTHPSAVDSVLLRYIGPRVSLFHIYVDDASAGRVDDWLLALSRCRVESIHMRCRLRSVYYFNLHSSTFSFADLVSLRLQRSNIPSLPIGFAGFPALQELDLKFVHFLAHGENQLEAIIRRSPLLDALYMSNVFIPLGCPHSVIEAPNLRSLTIYSHDDDWRIGELPCLEDANIQVTFYPQYGHDFGDFLARFAQVRNLTLVSPVDDVEMPYTLPFTFYNLKNLKLYLDFTQMQHILFMFTLLRSCHNLEKLEIEIYDDDHQSIDVNWEFLNSLWTDGMCANLQVVQIIQIKWLPNEISFMKLILSKARLLRTLYVDKCPDHFDDPLVDLLKCRRASAQARVLFEGNKIWKHEKDGKTTELFVYSLYRFFQLSS; encoded by the exons GCTTCGGCGGCGGACGACCGTGGTGCTGCAGGACGAAATCCTAGTCCGCCTCGACCTCCGGGACGCCGTGCGCACCTCCGCGCTCTCCCACGCCTGGCGGGACCTCTGGAAGTCGCTCTCGGTGCTCTCCTTCTCCTTCCCCCTCGGCACGCACCCCTCGGCCGTCGACAGCGTCCTCCTCCGCTACATCGGCCCCCGCGTCTCCCTCTTCCACATCTACGTCGACGACGCGTCTGCCGGCCGCGTCGACGACTGGCTCCTCGCGCTCTCCCGCTGCCGCGTCGAGTCCATCCACATGCGTTGCCGACTCAGATCAGTCTACTACTTCAACCTCCACTCCTCCACCTTCTCCTTCGCTGATCTCGTATCCCTGCGGCTGCAACGCAGCAACATTCCATCCCTCCCCATAGGATTCGCCGGCTTCCCCGCGCTCCAGGAGCTAGACCTTAAGTTTGTTCACTTCCTAGCCCATGGGGAGAATCAATTGGAGGCTATCATTCGTCGGTCACCCTTGCTTGATGCCCTGTATATGTCTAATGTGTTCATCCCTCTTGGCTGCCCACACTCAGTGATTGAGGCGCCTAATCTCCGTAGCCTAACAATCTATTCACATGATGACGACTGGCGAATTGGCGAGCTGCCATGCCTCGAAGATGCCAACATTCAAGTGACATTCTACCCACAGTATGGACATGATTTCGGAGATTTCCTTGCTCGGTTTGCCCAAGTTCGAAATCTTACGCTCGTCTCGCCG GTCGACGATGTTGAGATGCCATATACACTTCCATTTACCTTTTATAACTTGAAGAACTTGAAACTATATCTGGACTTTACTCAAATGCAACACATTTTGTTCATGTTCACCTTGCTAAGGAGTTGTCACAACCTTGAAAAGTTAGAAATAGAG atTTATGACGATGATCATCAGAGTATCGATGTGAATTGGGAGTTCCTAAATTCTCTGTGGACTGATGGCATGTGTGCCAATCTTCAAGTTGTGCAGATAATTCAGATTAAATGGCTTCCAAATGAAATTTCTTTTATGAAGCTTATTCTCTCTAAAGCAAGGCTTCTTCGCACATTGTATGTTGATAAGTGCCCAGATCATTTTGATGATCCACTAGTTGACTTACTAAAATGCAGAAGAGCTTCAGCTCAAGCTCGAGTCCTGTTTGAAG